The Ignatzschineria rhizosphaerae genome contains a region encoding:
- a CDS encoding YebC/PmpR family DNA-binding transcriptional regulator: protein MAGHSKWANIQHRKGAQDKKRGKIFTKLIREITIAVRSSGNGDADTNPRLRLAVDRAIAANMPKDTIERAVNRGLGITDGPPDEEIRYEGYGAGGVAVMVDCLSNNRNRTAGEVRHAFTKYGGNLGTDGSVAFQFRELGVLSYPENSDEDGITEAAIMAGAEDVIVDEDGSIEVLTMPQSYVEVHNAMVEAGFEPEDSEVTQYADNNVSIDAEAAEKVMAMVEALENLDDVQKVYSNADISDEILEQLFK from the coding sequence ATGGCAGGTCATAGTAAATGGGCAAATATCCAACACCGTAAAGGTGCGCAGGATAAAAAACGCGGTAAAATCTTTACCAAATTAATCCGTGAGATCACTATTGCTGTTCGTTCAAGCGGGAATGGGGATGCTGATACCAACCCTCGTCTTCGTCTAGCAGTGGATCGCGCGATTGCGGCAAATATGCCAAAAGATACGATTGAGCGTGCGGTCAATCGTGGTCTTGGAATTACTGATGGTCCTCCAGATGAAGAGATCCGTTATGAAGGTTATGGCGCTGGCGGTGTTGCTGTTATGGTGGATTGCTTATCTAATAACCGTAACCGTACCGCTGGAGAAGTGCGTCATGCTTTTACAAAATATGGTGGTAACCTTGGGACTGATGGTTCTGTTGCATTCCAATTTAGAGAACTTGGTGTGCTCTCTTATCCAGAGAACTCAGATGAAGATGGTATTACAGAAGCGGCGATTATGGCAGGTGCTGAAGATGTGATCGTTGATGAAGATGGTTCAATCGAAGTCTTAACAATGCCGCAAAGCTACGTGGAAGTCCATAATGCGATGGTTGAGGCAGGATTTGAGCCAGAAGATTCAGAAGTGACACAATACGCGGATAATAATGTCTCAATTGATGCAGAAGCTGCTGAAAAAGTGATGGCGATGGTTGAAGCACTTGAAAACTTAGATGATGTACAAAAAGTCTATTCAAACGCAGATATCTCAGATGAGATTTTAGAGCAACTCTTTAAATGA
- the phnL gene encoding phosphonate C-P lyase system protein PhnL, whose amino-acid sequence MISARNISKTFVLHHQDSAELNVFNGLNFDAYAGSCLILSGQSGSGKSTLLRMMYGNYLSNSGALKVRKGDTWVDMVNAAPREVVALRKNNIGYVSQFLKTIPRVTTLNVVLQPALERGIDREKALMRAKDLLTRLNIPERLWNLAPSTFSGGEQQRVNIARGFMVDWPILLLDEPTASLDEKNRDVVLQLIEEAKKQGSAIIGIFHDAYVREKVGDRQFSVLNNEVTNHVC is encoded by the coding sequence ATGATTTCTGCACGAAATATTTCTAAAACCTTTGTGCTCCATCATCAAGATAGCGCTGAGTTAAATGTTTTTAACGGGCTTAATTTTGATGCTTATGCTGGCTCTTGTCTTATTTTATCAGGGCAATCTGGATCTGGTAAATCGACATTGCTTCGGATGATGTATGGTAACTACCTTTCCAATAGTGGCGCTTTAAAAGTGAGAAAAGGGGATACTTGGGTCGATATGGTGAATGCAGCGCCGCGAGAAGTGGTGGCATTACGCAAAAATAATATCGGTTATGTTAGCCAGTTTTTAAAGACAATACCAAGAGTTACGACCTTAAATGTAGTGCTTCAGCCGGCGTTAGAACGTGGGATTGATCGAGAGAAGGCATTAATGCGAGCGAAAGATCTTTTAACTCGGTTAAATATTCCAGAAAGATTATGGAATTTAGCACCCAGTACTTTTTCAGGCGGTGAGCAGCAGCGGGTTAATATTGCGAGAGGATTTATGGTGGATTGGCCGATTTTACTGCTCGATGAGCCAACAGCCTCTTTAGATGAGAAAAACCGTGATGTTGTTTTACAGTTAATCGAAGAAGCAAAAAAACAGGGAAGTGCAATTATCGGTATTTTTCATGATGCTTATGTGCGTGAAAAAGTAGGTGATCGTCAGTTTAGTGTCTTAAATAATGAGGTAACAAATCATGTCTGCTGA
- a CDS encoding lysine exporter LysO family protein, with the protein MLQTLTWVLLPLLIGFAIPLKNRSLIKTVDYLLIALIYIILFIMGLNLSAIPDLWSQLQSIFGKTIVFIIAILGLNMVALLFLDKQLPFPLKQSSLKQESTWHALLGSFKLIGSILLGLIVGLFAHEYFTVPEHLTETALVFLLACVGLQLRAGGIKLKAVLLNRYGLILSFFFIISSFLGGIIAALILKMPITQGLAISSGFGWYSLSTIILQDAHGPIIGSIAFFNDLFREFFAFMVIPLLMAKYPLSAVGSGGATSLDFTLPVIQRTGGAQVVPIAISFGFITNILAPIFLVFFANL; encoded by the coding sequence ATGCTCCAAACGCTGACTTGGGTTTTGCTACCACTTTTAATTGGTTTTGCAATTCCCCTTAAAAATAGAAGTTTGATTAAAACCGTCGATTATCTATTAATTGCGCTGATTTATATCATTCTCTTTATTATGGGGCTCAATCTCTCAGCTATTCCAGATCTTTGGTCTCAATTACAATCTATTTTTGGAAAGACGATTGTTTTTATCATTGCCATTTTAGGATTAAATATGGTTGCACTTCTCTTTCTAGATAAGCAGCTCCCCTTCCCGTTAAAACAATCATCCCTCAAACAAGAATCTACCTGGCATGCATTACTTGGCTCTTTTAAACTTATTGGTAGTATTTTATTAGGGTTAATCGTTGGATTATTTGCACACGAATATTTCACAGTTCCAGAGCATCTCACAGAAACAGCTCTTGTCTTTTTACTTGCCTGCGTTGGCTTGCAACTAAGAGCTGGCGGCATCAAGCTTAAAGCCGTTTTACTCAATCGTTATGGCTTGATTTTAAGTTTCTTCTTTATCATTTCATCATTTCTGGGCGGTATTATTGCGGCGCTCATTTTAAAGATGCCAATCACTCAAGGCTTAGCCATTAGCTCAGGCTTTGGCTGGTATTCACTCTCTACGATTATCTTGCAAGATGCTCATGGCCCAATCATCGGCTCTATTGCCTTTTTTAATGATCTTTTTAGAGAGTTTTTCGCCTTTATGGTTATCCCTCTTTTAATGGCAAAATATCCACTTTCAGCAGTAGGCTCTGGCGGCGCAACCTCTCTTGATTTCACCTTACCTGTCATTCAACGAACAGGCGGCGCACAAGTTGTGCCAATTGCTATTAGCTTTGGCTTTATCACCAATATCTTAGCGCCAATATTTTTAGTCTTTTTCGCAAACCTTTAA
- the phnP gene encoding phosphonate metabolism protein PhnP: protein MFELILLGTGDVAEIPVFGCDCAVCLAARNDLYLERKPCSAMIRYQDQILLIDAGLTDLHRRFSRDEIKGILQTHYHADHAQGLLALRWGKSQQIPIYGPDDPLGFADLYKNPGILDFQKPWRHGEQREIIGLAITALKLNHSKLTMGYFIEGNHHKIAYLTDTVGLPKETIDFLQNHEIDNLIIDCNFPPQIITPRNHNDINTLIETTKKLNCNQVVLTHIGHELEAWLQNPRHQAILPNNYVISYDGMCFSFNK, encoded by the coding sequence ATGTTTGAACTGATATTATTAGGCACAGGTGATGTTGCCGAAATTCCCGTATTTGGCTGTGATTGTGCTGTTTGTCTTGCCGCTAGAAATGATCTTTACTTAGAGCGAAAACCTTGCTCGGCAATGATTCGTTATCAAGATCAAATATTATTGATTGATGCCGGTTTAACGGATCTTCACCGCCGATTTTCGCGTGATGAGATTAAGGGGATTTTGCAAACGCATTATCATGCAGATCATGCCCAAGGGTTATTAGCATTACGGTGGGGCAAGAGTCAGCAAATACCTATTTATGGTCCTGATGATCCATTAGGATTTGCGGATCTTTATAAAAATCCCGGCATTTTAGATTTTCAAAAACCATGGCGACATGGGGAGCAACGAGAGATTATTGGGCTAGCAATTACTGCATTAAAACTCAATCATTCAAAGCTAACAATGGGGTATTTTATTGAAGGGAATCATCATAAAATAGCCTATTTAACCGATACTGTAGGTTTGCCAAAGGAAACGATAGATTTTTTACAAAATCATGAAATTGATAATCTTATTATTGATTGCAATTTTCCACCACAAATAATAACACCTAGAAATCATAATGATATTAATACCCTTATCGAAACAACGAAAAAACTTAATTGTAATCAAGTTGTCTTAACTCATATTGGCCATGAATTAGAAGCATGGTTACAAAATCCCCGTCATCAAGCAATACTACCGAATAACTATGTGATCTCATATGACGGCATGTGTTTTAGTTTCAATAAATAG
- a CDS encoding alpha-D-ribose 1-methylphosphonate 5-triphosphate diphosphatase → MSAEQIFTNANVVLADEVLHGTVVVKDGVITDISAGNITHPSAVNFEGNYLIPGLVELHTDNLEKHMMPRPTVSWPTTSAMISHDNQIASAGITTVFDAISIGDIHPKSVRLDSLTPMIEALNYSQKHGLTRSEHKLHLRCEVAHPETWGIFSENVGNEHVGLVSLMDHTPGQRQFEEISHYRVYYRQKYGLTLDEMAAFEVQQIANAKRYSQKYRLDIADYCRNHQIVMASHDDATEDHVAESATLGMKIAEFPTTVEAAIHSTRRDLSVLMGAPNIVRGGSHSGNVAASALAKQDLLHILSSDYYPGSLIQAAFILTQEEIGFDLPKAIRCVSKNPAEAVNLRDRGEIALGKKADLLQVSLHGNQPLIQSVWKSGKRVI, encoded by the coding sequence ATGTCTGCTGAGCAAATTTTTACAAATGCGAATGTTGTTCTTGCTGATGAAGTCTTACATGGAACCGTTGTCGTGAAAGATGGGGTCATTACAGATATTTCAGCGGGAAATATCACGCACCCTTCAGCGGTTAATTTTGAAGGGAATTATCTCATTCCAGGATTAGTGGAACTGCACACGGATAATTTAGAAAAGCATATGATGCCACGTCCAACAGTATCGTGGCCTACAACTTCAGCGATGATCAGCCACGATAATCAGATTGCAAGTGCCGGTATTACAACTGTTTTTGATGCTATCTCAATTGGAGATATTCATCCGAAAAGTGTGCGCTTAGATAGTTTAACGCCAATGATTGAGGCGCTTAATTATTCGCAAAAGCATGGTTTAACACGCTCAGAGCATAAATTGCATCTGCGCTGTGAAGTGGCACATCCTGAAACTTGGGGGATTTTTTCAGAAAATGTGGGCAATGAACATGTAGGATTAGTCTCTTTAATGGATCATACGCCAGGACAAAGGCAGTTTGAGGAGATTAGCCATTATCGTGTCTATTATCGGCAGAAATATGGTCTAACCTTAGACGAGATGGCGGCATTTGAAGTACAGCAGATTGCGAATGCGAAGCGATATAGTCAAAAATATCGGTTAGATATTGCTGATTACTGTCGCAATCATCAAATCGTGATGGCAAGTCATGATGACGCAACAGAAGATCATGTGGCTGAATCAGCGACTTTAGGCATGAAAATTGCGGAGTTTCCGACAACGGTTGAAGCGGCGATTCACTCTACTCGCCGAGATCTTTCTGTGTTAATGGGGGCGCCGAATATTGTTCGTGGGGGGTCTCATTCTGGGAATGTTGCGGCAAGCGCTTTAGCAAAGCAGGATTTACTTCATATTCTATCGAGTGATTACTATCCAGGAAGTTTGATTCAGGCAGCATTTATCTTAACACAAGAAGAGATTGGTTTTGATCTGCCTAAAGCGATTCGTTGTGTTTCTAAGAATCCAGCAGAAGCAGTTAATTTAAGAGATCGTGGGGAAATTGCTTTAGGTAAGAAAGCAGACTTACTGCAAGTATCTCTTCATGGAAATCAACCGCTCATACAAAGTGTTTGGAAGAGCGGAAAGCGAGTGATTTAA
- the ruvA gene encoding Holliday junction branch migration protein RuvA has protein sequence MIGRLTGVLAEKRLPNQALVDVGGVGYEVELPMSSFAKLPSEGENVQLTIHHVVREDASLLYGFCSPKEREAFRLLIRVSGIGPKSAVLILSGLSAEELYRVIQTEDLTSLMKVPGVGKKTAERLIIELRDKIKALAPLDITEDLIASSTGSLLSDGDVIVEEAIEALVSLGYSQAEAKKRVNKVAKPGLTLEAIIPLALKL, from the coding sequence ATGATTGGTCGTTTAACAGGTGTTTTAGCGGAGAAGCGTTTACCGAATCAGGCATTAGTCGATGTGGGTGGCGTAGGTTATGAAGTAGAATTACCGATGAGTAGTTTTGCAAAGCTCCCAAGTGAAGGGGAGAACGTTCAGCTCACGATTCATCATGTGGTACGAGAAGATGCGAGCCTGCTTTATGGTTTTTGTAGTCCTAAAGAGCGTGAAGCATTTCGCCTTTTAATCCGGGTTTCCGGCATTGGTCCTAAAAGTGCTGTGCTTATTCTTTCAGGATTATCCGCAGAAGAGCTTTATCGCGTGATTCAAACGGAAGATTTAACAAGCTTAATGAAGGTCCCCGGCGTTGGTAAAAAGACTGCAGAGCGCTTAATTATAGAGTTAAGAGATAAGATAAAAGCCTTAGCGCCACTCGATATTACAGAAGATTTAATAGCTTCAAGCACAGGTTCTCTCTTAAGTGATGGCGATGTGATTGTAGAAGAAGCGATCGAAGCATTAGTAAGTCTTGGTTATAGCCAAGCAGAGGCGAAAAAACGTGTTAATAAAGTCGCAAAACCAGGGCTTACACTGGAAGCAATTATTCCGCTTGCGCTTAAACTATAA
- the ruvC gene encoding crossover junction endodeoxyribonuclease RuvC, giving the protein MIILGIDPGSRITGYGVIDISGRKPQYVDSGCIRMKTDEPMANRLLTIFQGVDQLIGLYRPKVLSIEEVFLHKNPQSALKLGQARGVAMCAAAMSNLVVHEYAATRIKQTIVGQGHAQKEQVQHMVQSLLKLNKKPQADAADALAAALTHAFHCRLEGLL; this is encoded by the coding sequence ATGATCATTTTAGGAATCGACCCTGGTTCGAGAATTACCGGTTATGGTGTGATCGATATCAGTGGTCGAAAGCCACAATATGTGGATTCAGGCTGTATTCGTATGAAGACAGATGAACCAATGGCGAATCGGTTGTTAACAATTTTTCAAGGTGTTGATCAACTGATTGGGCTTTATCGCCCTAAAGTCCTCTCTATTGAAGAGGTCTTTTTACATAAAAACCCTCAATCAGCCTTAAAGCTTGGGCAAGCGAGAGGCGTTGCGATGTGCGCAGCCGCAATGTCGAACCTTGTGGTGCATGAATATGCGGCGACTCGTATTAAACAGACAATTGTAGGGCAAGGGCATGCGCAAAAAGAGCAAGTGCAACATATGGTGCAATCGCTCTTAAAGCTTAATAAAAAGCCTCAAGCAGATGCCGCAGATGCGCTTGCAGCAGCATTAACTCACGCATTTCATTGTAGATTAGAAGGATTATTATGA
- a CDS encoding AAA family ATPase yields MNQRAYYIMGPSGAGKDSVIEEVSEHFGAEISRPPRYITRKIVRSDAELHNVMSSETFKEFADKSCFSLYWEANGFFYGYDKQWLEDLAEGKIVLLNGSRSYWAEAKLRYGEKLCPVYLELSPESQTERLIGRGRETHEQIEKRIARSTQLSHIGEDREIVQINADQPLESVVNDFIALLLSHRPLVI; encoded by the coding sequence ATGAATCAACGAGCGTATTACATTATGGGACCATCTGGCGCTGGCAAAGATAGTGTTATTGAGGAAGTTTCGGAGCATTTCGGAGCTGAGATTAGTCGGCCGCCACGTTACATTACTCGTAAAATTGTACGCAGTGATGCCGAGCTACATAATGTTATGAGTTCAGAAACCTTTAAAGAGTTTGCTGATAAGTCCTGTTTTTCTCTCTATTGGGAAGCGAATGGCTTTTTTTATGGTTATGATAAGCAGTGGCTTGAGGATCTCGCTGAGGGAAAAATCGTTTTACTTAATGGTTCACGCTCTTATTGGGCAGAGGCAAAATTGCGTTATGGGGAGAAATTATGCCCTGTCTATTTGGAGTTAAGTCCTGAAAGCCAAACAGAAAGATTAATCGGAAGAGGTAGGGAAACTCATGAACAGATTGAAAAGAGAATTGCGAGAAGCACTCAATTAAGCCATATTGGCGAAGATCGTGAGATTGTGCAAATCAATGCTGATCAGCCTTTAGAATCGGTTGTTAATGATTTTATTGCATTACTTTTATCACATCGACCTTTAGTTATCTGA